The Leptospira mtsangambouensis sequence AAATGATCAATTTATTTGACGGGCGTTATATGGAAGAGTTACCAGAATGAAAGAAATTGGACCCATTGATTATTTGATTGGATCATTCACGATTCTTCCTTGGGCAATTGTCATTTGGAAGGCATACAAACCTAAAAAAGGTTGGCAGGAAGTATTGGGTATCTTTTTGGCTTTGTTCTTTGGTTGGTTGTCCACCGATTTAATTCTCAGACTCCATCCCATCCTTTGGCCAGAAACAGATTTTATGCCAAAGAAAAAAGTAAGTATGTTAACTCAAACTGCTCATTTGGCTTTTATCCAAGCAGGCATCACGGAAGAGACATTTAAGATATTTTTTATTATGATTTTGTCTTTTGTATTAGGTTATGATAAAAAAACAAAAACCTTTTCACCTAATGTGGTTTTGTTTGGATCTTTTGTGGCAATGGGATTTTCATTTATTGAAAACACTCATTACATTGCAAGAGAGCCGGACGAAAAAAAATTCGACCTCTTCGTTGCACGAACCGTTCATTCTTCCAATATTCATTTGCTGATCAATCTCTGTTTTTCTTTATTTTTGTTGAAGAGCAATTTGAAAATAGAGAATGCCAACAAACGATTGTACATTGCATTGGGTTTTGCCTTGGCTGTGATGCAACATGGGGTTGTAGACTTTTTATTGATCCCCGGTTCCATCATTGGTCTTTGGATTGCTACTTCCCTTTTCGTTGGGATTTGGGTTTGGACTGTAAACGATTGGCGGGAACTGGTGGTGGATAGAAAACACCAATCGATAGAAATTTAAACAGTAGAGAAGACGAATATTAGGGGAGATTTAAGATAACTCTGTTACCTACCAAAAAAGTAAAAATTTTTTTCTGAAGAACCATTCACCAGTTCATTTTGTAGATAAAAAAACTCTGATCCCTGCTTCCGAATATTCTTCCCAATCTGTTTGATAGGTTCTGATTTTGGGAATTTCTGGATGGTTCCAAATCTCCGCCCAAAATTTAGGGACCACTTCCTCTGGCGCTCCCGGTTGGATTTGAAAATAACGACCGTTTTGTGGTTCGATGTGCACTATCTCCATTCCTGGTAACAACTTTGTGTTTGTTTCGACAGCATAACCTAACAAAAAATCATAAGCCCCGTTTTCATCAGACGCATAGTTGAAATAAACTGCAAAGAGTGGATCATACTTTCGAAACATCTCCATTTGTTTAGGAATGTCTTCTTTGTAAAACCGAGAGTAGATTGCTGGTATTTTGATATCAGCATCACCAGGTGCATTCGAAGTCCGGATTTTGAGGCCCATCACCGTGAAATTTTCAGTTTTTACCAATGGTTCCGTCAATTCAGGCATAAAGAAAAAGTTTCAGTTTCCTAAAAAAACGCAACCTTTTCTTAGTGAAAGGTTTGACTAACTGAACCTCTCTGTACACATGGTAATTACTCCTGGTGATTATGGAGAGAAGGCCATACCCGTTCCCATTCCGAACACGGAAGTCAAGCTTCTCATCGCCGATGGTACTATTGGGTTCGCTCAATGGGAGAGTAGGACATTGCCGGGTTAGCACTCATAACTCAATAAAAAAAGGCCAACCGGAAGGTTGGCTTTTTTTATGTACAAAATAAAATCCATTGAACGAATCCAATAGTACCGCTAGTCACCAATTGTTCGCGAAATGACAGGCTTGCGACCCATAGGGAGCAAGACTCGGACACTCGCCCGCGGAGCGGAACAGCGAGTGGGGCGGGAAGTAGGACATTGCCTTAGTTCGTCATAATCGTTTATTGAAGGCGTTCAATTAGTTGAGCGCCTTTTTTATTTGTGGGTGCTCTGTGTGGTCCGGCATGATTGCCGGGTGGATTTATCACAAAACCTGTATTTCTATTAAACGATTAGCTGCTCGTTCCCTACGGGTCGCTTGCGCAGGATTGCGGGTTAAAATTTTTTTTTATCTATAAGTATAAATCCTTTTTTATCAATCCACAGTCTCACCAATTGTTCGCGAAATGGGTGAGGCTTTGTTAGAAAGCCGAAGCCTGCCAGGTGAAGAGCCGGTTAGTATTGTTCTAGGATAGATTCAATTATGAACTCAAATCGTTCATTAATTTCTTCAGAAATTAATGAGAACTTCTTTTGATTCAACATTCATGTTTGAATTATCAAAATTCACTTTAAAAAATCAATAATAGGAAATTTTAATTTTGTATTGCACCTCTGTCTTTCAATTGAAGCTATTTATTTTTTTTTGATCAATTTTTAGGTATAGCAGCTAATTGCTTGGCTAATTAATATTGTCCGACTCTGTTCGCGGGTGGAATGATAGGGATTGGCACTTAGTTTACGGATACAAACTAGTGCCTAGAGAACAACTTGGTGAAACGCAAGCGAGGGCTTGTTTCGAAGAGAAACAGTAATCTTTTGTTGGGTGATATTTTCAAGGTTTTAGTTGAATTAAATTATTAAGATTTTGAGCATCTATAAATAAATTTTTATCTGTATTAGTTAGCTCACTTAAATCGTTGAGCCGAAGTGATAAGTCTTCATAAATTCTGTTTCCAGTTAATAAGTTTGATTCAATTATTTTTTGGATTGTTTTGGATAAGAGTAAAGGTGTTTCAAATGGAATTTTGTCATCCAATGGTTCTTTTTTCCGATACCTTGAAAAATTACGAAAAAAGTAGCTTTTTTGATTTTCTGAAATTATATTTAATTGGAATGCTCGCATAATCATCGATTGCATTGATACTAACCATCTAGATTTTAAAGATTGTAGATATTCTAAATTTAATGATATTAATTCTCTAGGAAAAGTATCATAAGGCATTAGAAACGCGCTAGAAAATCGGTCTGCTTGCGATTCAATTTTTTTTAGTAGTAGTTTATCTTTTTGAACATCTTCAGATAGATTTCGATGTAAAATCAAGTGACCTAATTCATGCGCTGCATCGAAGCGAGAACGAACTGAAGAAGTTTTAGATGTGCCTAAAATAATTATTGGATTATCTTTTCTCCAAAGAGAAAATGCATCGATTTCATTTGCTACATTGATTCTAGAAACAAAAATACCGTTTGCTTCTAATAGTCTAATTAAATTGCTTATTGGGCCATTGCCGAGTCCCCAAAATTTTCTTACCGATAGCGCAATTTCTTCAATATCATCTTCGGAAGATTCCAAAGGATCGATATTGAAGTCTGGCAAATTCGGCTTTGGAAAATTTACATA is a genomic window containing:
- a CDS encoding PrsW family glutamic-type intramembrane protease, translating into MKEIGPIDYLIGSFTILPWAIVIWKAYKPKKGWQEVLGIFLALFFGWLSTDLILRLHPILWPETDFMPKKKVSMLTQTAHLAFIQAGITEETFKIFFIMILSFVLGYDKKTKTFSPNVVLFGSFVAMGFSFIENTHYIAREPDEKKFDLFVARTVHSSNIHLLINLCFSLFLLKSNLKIENANKRLYIALGFALAVMQHGVVDFLLIPGSIIGLWIATSLFVGIWVWTVNDWRELVVDRKHQSIEI
- a CDS encoding GyrI-like domain-containing protein, translated to MPELTEPLVKTENFTVMGLKIRTSNAPGDADIKIPAIYSRFYKEDIPKQMEMFRKYDPLFAVYFNYASDENGAYDFLLGYAVETNTKLLPGMEIVHIEPQNGRYFQIQPGAPEEVVPKFWAEIWNHPEIPKIRTYQTDWEEYSEAGIRVFLSTK
- a CDS encoding XRE family transcriptional regulator, which produces MQYRRDSFLGIRLREARESNGFTITELAERTDISKQAISQFESGKNLPSGETLTRLSFALQFPIHFFSKEKNQNLSEQSSPIFFRSFASSTKQNREKAKVKEVWFAEIINYFKSYVNFPKPNLPDFNIDPLESSEDDIEEIALSVRKFWGLGNGPISNLIRLLEANGIFVSRINVANEIDAFSLWRKDNPIIILGTSKTSSVRSRFDAAHELGHLILHRNLSEDVQKDKLLLKKIESQADRFSSAFLMPYDTFPRELISLNLEYLQSLKSRWLVSMQSMIMRAFQLNIISENQKSYFFRNFSRYRKKEPLDDKIPFETPLLLSKTIQKIIESNLLTGNRIYEDLSLRLNDLSELTNTDKNLFIDAQNLNNLIQLKP